From a region of the Pseudanabaena sp. ABRG5-3 genome:
- a CDS encoding PAS domain S-box protein: MTIFSKGFRLRSIPLQGLMLLAFVVQIFGAVGLVAYLSYRSGQESVTKLASRLNKEISTRVTEKTTTYLQALDQVNKNNISAFRRGMWSFDDFSSQERQAWEQMQLNSLSPITIIGFGTPSGGHRAVELLHDGSFSIRAAPNGGGKYQTFTTNPDGSPAQATQTDTYFDSRQRPWFQVAVKQKKAAWTDVYPHIYTGELLVAFAEPIYDLKNGDLLGVTYGIRSLEEISRFLRSIDLKSGSVFIMERDQTLVATSSMSQKPYQSLQNIKDQKLLKAIDSNNLQIRVAAKYLHDRFGDLANIRQLEQLDFEINGDRQIAQAVPIRDRNGLEWVIVVVIPESEFMADIQANRLWTILLCGITLIVATGISLITTHWITAPILRLSQASKAIASGNWQEILSEHNVINEIGILSRAFSQMAEQVKQSFDLVEIALKESQERYKVLFQTAPIGISITDKHGRILESNIVTEGWLGEPLELPQECEVASEPNPNVIRPDGSPMPVEEYACIRALRSNSVVCDVETGIVCTDGVLRWFSVSAAPLSIEQHGVVLIHVDISDRKRTELALRQSEAKLQKISLSIPGVIYIVVQRPDGSSYFEYVSSGVEALNELSVEQVMQNPSLIYQQYLPEDRDGLNQAINHSFQTMTPLQHEWRIVTPSGKLKWVQVNSRPEQDENIDYEDRQNGEIARYGIVLDVTARKQAEIALAEESFRRKALFDASTDGIVILDQSCNVIEANASFARMLGYSLEEVTALNVKDFDANFTEEELDQKIETHDLCINTFETRHRRKDGSVYDVEISTNLVDWHGQALSFCICRDISDRKLLEQQLTQSRDLREIIFNESSDALFLVDGETIRTLDCNQQAVQLFEAESKADLIDIEGHTLQKRQFTPEELSQISQEVNQKGFWSLEVEYVTLKGNEFWGDLSAKPITFGDKYFQLVRVVDITTRKQTEIALAKAKAAAEEATRAKSEFLASMSHEIRTPMNGVIGMTQMLATTQLTTEQNNFVKIIKDSGEALLTIINDILDFSKIESGLLEIEAKDFVLEDVVKGVCTLLESQVIEKQIDLQYTIAPDIPKVLRGDRSRLRQILLNLVGNAVKFTQNGQVSISVSGRWKMLISHKEEDQVQDAALLKSDSPWSGTKESYELRFAIADTGIGIQSDRLERLFQPFTQADASISRKYGGTGLGLAISKRLVELMDGTIWLESLGSIAGNPPKNWILQPRNSITPQGSTFYFEIDLALSNTSQQPQLSAKTEAPIDSKMAEKIPLRILLAEDNQVNQIVASAMLKRLGYQIEAIANNGLEVIQAVQNHDYDLILMDVHMPQMDGITATKIIRNDLKSQVWIVAMTADAMPEDRQACLDAGMNDYASKPISIQDIMRIVSSIN, encoded by the coding sequence ATGACTATTTTCAGCAAAGGCTTTCGTCTGCGTAGCATCCCTCTACAGGGGCTAATGCTATTGGCTTTTGTAGTGCAGATTTTTGGGGCTGTGGGATTGGTCGCTTATCTATCCTATCGGAGTGGGCAAGAGTCGGTTACTAAGCTAGCAAGTAGATTGAATAAGGAAATCAGTACCCGTGTAACGGAAAAAACAACAACTTATCTACAAGCCCTTGATCAAGTTAATAAAAATAATATCAGCGCGTTTAGGCGAGGAATGTGGAGTTTTGATGATTTCTCTAGCCAAGAGCGACAGGCTTGGGAACAGATGCAGCTTAATTCTTTATCGCCAATTACGATTATTGGATTTGGAACTCCTTCGGGGGGACATCGGGCTGTAGAACTTTTGCATGATGGATCATTTAGTATTCGGGCCGCCCCCAATGGTGGTGGTAAATACCAAACTTTCACCACTAATCCTGATGGTTCACCTGCTCAAGCGACCCAAACAGATACTTACTTTGATTCCCGTCAGCGTCCTTGGTTCCAAGTAGCGGTAAAACAGAAAAAAGCTGCTTGGACAGATGTATATCCGCATATCTACACTGGTGAATTATTAGTTGCCTTTGCTGAACCCATCTATGACCTCAAAAATGGTGATTTGTTGGGTGTTACCTATGGTATTCGTAGTCTTGAAGAAATTAGTCGTTTTTTGCGCAGCATTGATCTGAAATCAGGATCAGTTTTTATCATGGAACGGGATCAAACTTTGGTGGCGACCTCATCAATGTCCCAGAAGCCATACCAATCTTTGCAAAATATCAAAGATCAGAAACTACTCAAAGCTATTGATAGTAATAATCTTCAGATTCGTGTTGCTGCGAAATATCTACACGATCGCTTTGGCGACTTGGCAAATATTCGCCAGTTAGAACAATTGGATTTTGAAATTAATGGCGATCGCCAAATTGCCCAAGCTGTACCTATTCGCGATCGCAATGGACTGGAATGGGTCATTGTGGTTGTCATCCCTGAATCTGAATTTATGGCAGATATCCAAGCCAATCGATTATGGACAATTCTGTTATGTGGAATTACTTTAATCGTTGCTACAGGGATTAGCCTGATCACCACCCATTGGATTACTGCTCCGATTTTGCGACTTAGTCAGGCTAGTAAAGCGATCGCTAGTGGAAATTGGCAAGAAATTTTGTCAGAGCATAATGTCATTAACGAGATCGGCATATTGTCCAGAGCTTTTAGCCAAATGGCGGAGCAGGTGAAACAATCCTTTGATCTGGTAGAAATTGCGCTCAAAGAATCACAGGAAAGGTATAAGGTGCTTTTCCAAACTGCCCCGATCGGCATTTCGATTACTGATAAACATGGTCGCATCCTTGAGAGTAATATCGTTACTGAAGGTTGGTTGGGCGAACCTCTAGAATTACCACAAGAATGTGAAGTTGCATCGGAGCCTAATCCTAATGTGATTCGTCCTGATGGTTCACCGATGCCCGTCGAGGAATATGCTTGCATTAGAGCTTTGAGAAGTAATTCTGTTGTTTGTGATGTAGAAACGGGAATTGTCTGTACTGATGGAGTTTTGCGTTGGTTTAGTGTCAGTGCTGCTCCCCTCTCTATCGAGCAGCATGGGGTGGTGTTGATCCATGTCGATATTAGCGATCGCAAACGCACCGAGTTAGCCCTTCGGCAAAGTGAAGCAAAACTGCAAAAGATATCCTTGTCTATCCCTGGGGTCATTTACATCGTCGTTCAGAGACCAGATGGTTCTAGTTATTTTGAATATGTTAGTTCAGGAGTAGAAGCTCTCAATGAACTTAGTGTCGAACAGGTAATGCAAAATCCTAGCCTCATTTATCAACAGTATCTACCAGAAGATCGTGATGGCTTGAACCAAGCAATTAATCATAGTTTCCAGACGATGACACCCTTGCAGCATGAATGGCGGATTGTGACTCCCTCAGGAAAATTGAAGTGGGTGCAAGTTAATTCTCGTCCAGAACAAGATGAAAATATTGATTATGAGGATCGCCAAAATGGAGAAATTGCTCGTTATGGCATCGTTCTAGATGTCACTGCCCGCAAACAAGCCGAAATTGCCCTTGCTGAAGAAAGCTTTCGACGTAAAGCTTTATTTGATGCTTCTACGGATGGCATTGTGATTCTAGATCAATCATGTAATGTCATTGAAGCTAATGCTAGTTTTGCGAGAATGCTTGGCTATTCTTTAGAAGAAGTGACTGCTTTAAATGTTAAAGATTTTGATGCTAATTTTACAGAGGAGGAACTTGACCAAAAAATCGAAACCCATGACTTATGTATCAATACTTTTGAAACCCGTCATCGCCGTAAAGATGGCTCGGTTTATGATGTAGAAATTAGCACAAACTTAGTAGATTGGCATGGTCAAGCTCTTAGTTTTTGTATTTGTCGAGATATTAGCGATCGCAAGCTTCTAGAACAGCAGTTAACTCAAAGCCGAGATTTGAGAGAAATCATTTTCAATGAGTCGAGTGATGCGTTGTTTTTGGTCGATGGCGAGACTATTCGCACCTTAGACTGTAATCAGCAAGCTGTGCAACTGTTTGAAGCAGAGAGTAAAGCTGATTTAATTGATATCGAAGGTCATACTCTGCAAAAGCGCCAATTTACGCCTGAAGAACTATCACAGATCTCTCAAGAAGTTAATCAAAAAGGATTTTGGAGTTTAGAAGTAGAATATGTCACTCTTAAAGGGAATGAATTTTGGGGAGATCTTTCTGCTAAGCCAATTACCTTTGGGGATAAATATTTTCAACTAGTGCGTGTAGTAGATATCACTACACGCAAACAAACGGAGATTGCTCTAGCAAAAGCAAAAGCTGCTGCCGAAGAAGCCACTAGAGCAAAGAGTGAATTTCTAGCAAGCATGAGTCATGAGATTCGTACGCCAATGAATGGGGTAATTGGCATGACTCAAATGCTTGCAACTACACAGCTCACCACTGAACAAAATAATTTTGTAAAAATTATCAAAGATAGTGGCGAAGCTCTCTTGACGATTATCAATGATATTTTGGACTTCTCGAAAATTGAATCAGGACTGTTAGAAATAGAAGCAAAGGACTTTGTGTTGGAAGATGTGGTCAAAGGAGTGTGTACGTTATTAGAAAGTCAAGTGATCGAGAAGCAGATCGATCTCCAGTATACGATCGCTCCTGATATCCCTAAGGTTTTACGCGGCGATCGCTCTCGCCTACGGCAAATCCTCCTAAATCTAGTGGGTAATGCGGTTAAATTTACTCAAAATGGTCAGGTTTCCATCTCAGTAAGTGGTAGATGGAAGATGCTTATCTCCCATAAAGAAGAAGATCAAGTGCAAGATGCGGCTTTGCTTAAATCAGACTCTCCATGGTCAGGGACAAAGGAAAGCTATGAGCTACGATTTGCGATCGCCGATACAGGGATTGGCATACAGAGCGATCGCCTTGAGCGACTATTTCAGCCCTTCACCCAAGCCGATGCTTCCATTAGTCGCAAGTATGGTGGGACTGGACTAGGCTTAGCAATTAGTAAAAGGCTAGTAGAGTTAATGGATGGCACAATTTGGCTGGAGAGCCTCGGTTCCATTGCAGGTAATCCTCCCAAAAATTGGATCTTACAGCCTCGAAATTCTATAACACCTCAAGGATCAACCTTCTATTTTGAGATTGATTTGGCTCTCAGCAACACGAGCCAGCAACCTCAACTCTCTGCGAAAACAGAAGCTCCTATTGATAGCAAAATGGCAGAGAAAATTCCTTTACGAATTTTACTAGCCGAAGATAATCAAGTTAATCAAATAGTTGCTAGCGCAATGTTAAAACGACTGGGCTATCAAATTGAGGCGATCGCCAATAATGGCTTAGAAGTGATCCAAGCTGTCCAAAACCATGACTATGATTTGATCTTGATGGATGTACACATGCCGCAAATGGATGGTATAACCGCCACAAAGATAATTCGCAATGATTTAAAAAGTCAGGTATGGATTGTTGCTATGACTGCCGATGCTATGCCTGAAGATCGTCAGGCTTGCTTGGATGCAGGGATGAATGACTACGCCAGCAAACCGATCAGTATCCAAGACATAATGCGTATAGTTTCCTCGATAAACTAG
- a CDS encoding diguanylate cyclase domain-containing protein codes for MSVNRQPQRYYFRNIPLQWVMLLTFIVQVIATIGLIKTLSNQSWTGLIYGIVIVLSIAFSFLLTRSLNQSIVDCTRAESQSELALKQALSQLNYLIENSPLATIRWNQEFRVEYWSKQAEEIFGWKAEEVLGKTMYEWRFIFEKDLELVNRAVDKSLGGNYTTCENRNYHKDGSVIYCVWYNSTLIDESGNLISMLSLAQDVSDRKRTEQALRYSENQLRTFLDNAPTPMTIKDLEGKYLSVNQEFAYSLQISEAEILGKKDYDLFPAENVKNIHTWEMQAIFEGIAVNFEETVELLDGLHTFLVTKFPLMDAQEKPYAVAGIYLDISDRKRAEMMLVYQRDLQDGIYNGSADAIFLVDPLSILTFDCNQRAVAMFEASSKQELIGIEGRTLQKRAFTEEELDVISDQIETFGIWSLEVEYITKKGKVFWGNLAVKRITVAGKKINLVRVTDISDRKKMEAILKESEARFQKIAIASPEVIYITVRQPDGTTIFEYANVAIEELLGISLDDLMSTPNIHYEMFHPDDLHTFEQELAHSMATLQIFRHEWRIITPQGIKWVKSQARPERRENGDVAWYGFAIDISERKQTEIALVEAEANLRKINQELERLINLDGLTQIANRRCFNDRIVLEWQRLHREQQPLSLLMFDVDYFKRYNDLYGHQIGDECLIKIAQAVNHLMRRPADLVARYGGEEFIVILPNTHISGAIAVADRIHEAIKNLQIPHQDSIVSNIVSISMGIACDIPNLERSPYVLINQVDHALYEAKQQGRNRSVLFAA; via the coding sequence ATGTCAGTCAATCGTCAACCACAGCGATATTATTTTCGTAACATCCCTTTGCAATGGGTAATGTTGCTAACGTTTATAGTGCAGGTGATTGCCACTATTGGACTGATTAAAACTCTGTCCAATCAGTCTTGGACAGGGTTGATTTATGGAATAGTTATAGTGCTATCTATAGCTTTTAGTTTCTTATTAACCCGTTCGCTCAATCAATCCATTGTTGATTGTACAAGAGCAGAATCTCAGTCTGAACTTGCTTTGAAGCAGGCTCTGAGTCAGTTAAACTATCTAATTGAAAATTCGCCCTTGGCAACCATTCGCTGGAATCAAGAATTTCGAGTTGAATACTGGTCAAAGCAAGCGGAAGAAATATTTGGCTGGAAAGCTGAAGAAGTCTTGGGTAAGACCATGTATGAATGGCGATTTATCTTTGAAAAGGATCTCGAACTCGTCAATCGGGCTGTGGATAAATCCTTGGGTGGCAACTATACTACCTGCGAGAATCGCAACTATCACAAAGATGGCTCAGTCATCTATTGTGTGTGGTATAACTCAACGCTGATTGATGAATCAGGAAACTTGATCTCTATGCTATCTCTGGCTCAGGATGTCAGCGATCGCAAGCGAACAGAACAAGCACTACGCTATAGTGAAAACCAACTGCGTACTTTTTTAGATAATGCGCCAACCCCAATGACTATTAAGGATTTGGAAGGAAAGTATTTATCAGTCAATCAAGAATTTGCCTATTCGCTACAGATTTCTGAAGCAGAAATATTGGGAAAAAAAGACTATGACCTATTTCCTGCTGAAAATGTCAAAAATATACACACTTGGGAGATGCAGGCGATTTTTGAAGGAATTGCAGTTAATTTTGAAGAAACAGTAGAATTACTTGATGGCTTGCATACTTTTCTTGTTACTAAGTTTCCGCTCATGGATGCTCAAGAAAAGCCCTATGCAGTAGCGGGAATTTATCTTGATATTAGCGATCGCAAACGTGCGGAGATGATGTTGGTTTATCAGAGAGATCTCCAAGATGGCATTTATAACGGCTCGGCAGATGCCATCTTTTTAGTTGATCCGCTCAGTATATTAACTTTTGATTGCAATCAACGTGCTGTGGCTATGTTTGAAGCAAGTAGCAAACAGGAACTAATTGGTATTGAAGGTCGTACTCTCCAAAAAAGAGCCTTTACTGAAGAGGAACTAGATGTAATTAGTGATCAAATTGAGACCTTTGGCATATGGAGTCTAGAAGTTGAATACATTACTAAAAAGGGAAAGGTCTTTTGGGGGAATTTAGCGGTTAAACGGATTACCGTTGCTGGTAAAAAGATAAACCTAGTGCGAGTTACAGATATTAGCGATCGCAAAAAGATGGAAGCAATCCTTAAAGAGAGTGAAGCGAGATTCCAAAAAATTGCAATCGCTTCCCCTGAAGTAATTTATATTACGGTGCGTCAGCCTGACGGGACAACAATATTTGAGTACGCTAATGTGGCGATCGAAGAGCTATTGGGGATTAGCCTTGATGACTTGATGTCTACACCAAATATCCATTATGAAATGTTCCATCCTGATGATCTGCATACTTTTGAGCAAGAATTAGCACATAGTATGGCAACCCTGCAAATTTTTCGCCACGAATGGAGAATTATTACACCTCAAGGGATCAAATGGGTCAAATCCCAAGCGCGTCCTGAACGTAGAGAAAATGGTGATGTGGCTTGGTATGGATTTGCCATTGATATAAGTGAACGCAAACAGACAGAAATCGCTCTGGTGGAAGCTGAAGCGAATCTGAGGAAAATCAATCAAGAACTGGAAAGATTAATTAACCTTGATGGTTTGACCCAGATCGCTAATCGTCGATGCTTTAATGATCGGATCGTACTCGAATGGCAAAGGCTCCACCGTGAGCAGCAACCATTATCCTTACTGATGTTTGATGTTGACTATTTCAAGCGCTATAACGATCTTTATGGACATCAGATTGGCGATGAATGTCTAATTAAAATTGCTCAAGCCGTTAATCATTTAATGCGACGACCTGCGGATTTGGTAGCTCGTTATGGAGGAGAAGAATTTATCGTGATTTTACCTAATACTCATATTAGCGGAGCGATCGCAGTAGCAGATCGAATTCATGAAGCAATTAAAAATCTGCAAATTCCTCACCAAGATTCAATCGTGAGTAATATTGTTAGTATCAGTATGGGGATCGCTTGCGATATTCCTAATCTTGAGCGATCGCCCTATGTTCTGATCAATCAAGTCGATCATGCCCTTTATGAAGCAAAACAGCAAGGTCGTAATCGGTCAGTACTTTTTGCTGCATAG